One stretch of Pomacea canaliculata isolate SZHN2017 linkage group LG1, ASM307304v1, whole genome shotgun sequence DNA includes these proteins:
- the LOC112559659 gene encoding LETM1 domain-containing protein 1-like — MASSTHVRSLLAVCILRNSSVTFSRLPQCKRCSSHAAQDKVKPPGILKRYLIDKVIDMVNKSTTQLEKAYPTVFQIYRTFKTGLSSFVRDSREYYQVITGLWSGRSLTELSRRQLEVLRQVPRDFLKVIPVLVLALVPGGSVAIPLAYVFPRSFLSYHFWTDHQRQTFWKHDLKHRLQHLRPILDHMQLLSRHIEDCQLEEKILQITKKVQLSVNPSYTEVLGVKPLFESYPYNLDRISIAYVRHLAKCMNMPLRRSRLKADALLLHYTDLAMLREGINNLSDFELEQACYWRGLNPFGLQRDEQVIYLQHWTTVSKILEENSISLLLHLPVMFGFCQPSNRELFGGRHHWWRHRSSF, encoded by the exons ATGGCGTCTTCAACACACGTTCGTTCTCTTTTAGCCGTGTGCATATTACGAAACAGCTCTGTCACGTTCAGCAGGCTTCCTCAATGCAA ACGTTGTTCAAGTCATGCAGCGCAAGACAAAGTGAAACCTCCAGGAATACTAAAGCGATATCTGATTGATAAGGTGATAGATATGGTGAATAAGTCTACAACCCAACTAGAAAAAGCATACCCAACAGTTTTCCAGATTTACCGCACTTTTAAAACGG gttTGAGCTCTTTTGTAAGGGATTCAAGAGAATATTACCAGGTTATTACAGGATTGTGGTCAGGTCGTAGCCTCACAGAACTCTCTCGCCGCCAGCTTGAAGTACTTAGACAG GTTCccagagattttttaaaagtcatccCAGTTCTGGTATTGGCCTTGGTTCCAGGAGGCTCAGTGGCTATACCTCTTGC GTATGTTTTTCCACGGTCATTTTTATCTTACCACTTTTGGACGGACCACCAACGACAGACATTCTGGAAACATGATCTGAAGCATCGATTGCAGCATCTTCGACCCATTCTTGATCACATGCAGCTGTTGAGTCGCCACATTGAGGACTGTCAGCTAGAAGAAAAAATCTTGCAGATTACCAAAAAG GTTCAGCTTTCAGTGAATCCTAGCTATACAGAAGTTCTTGGAGTCAAACCTTTGTTTGAGTCCTACCCATACAACCTTGATCGTATCTCCATTGCTTATGTG CGACACCTGGCTAAGTGCATGAATATGCCTCTAAGGCGTTCACGGCTGAAGGCAGATGCATTGTTACTTCACTACACAGATCTGGCTATGCTTCGTGAAGGCATCAACAACCTTAGTGACTTTGAGCTTGAACAG GCCTGCTACTGGCGAGGGCTAAACCCTTTTGGACTGCAACGAGATGAGCAAGTTATCTATCTTCAGCACTGGACCACCGTTAGCAAGATATTAGAGG AGAATAGCATATCTCTTCTACTCCACCTTCCAGTAATGTTTGGGTTCTGCCAACCAAGCAACCGGGAGCTGTTTGGGGGCCGGCATCACTGGTGGCGACATAGATCTTCATTCTGA
- the LOC112559648 gene encoding cysteine/serine-rich nuclear protein 1-like: protein MPKRKLDEVDSGEDLNSAQSESDDSNCSNVTESSTDISAATVGQPPPKKVKKQVKFTDVTVYYFPRKQGFTCVPSEGGSTLGMSCQHLHLQKFSLKDHAKEKKRIHRQILMEQRRQGKLFPSPLLAVSSEELPEVSSGSESDSDYDDYYFLQPLPIRQRRMLLRSAGVKKIEGDEKDECRDIRMSRNLCGCECKVFCDPETCTCSLAGIKCQVDRLSFPCGCTKDGCANTTGRIEFNPIRVRTHFIHTLMRLELERKDAESNSKRRMNNGGGSCGETLGCGSDDSGRGSAEEQEPIDLNLFNSNERGSCRDCQNTEVCNVMMQDVQFSHMSATEHNQRYVGSPASSHHSSHQPPTLPRVLLFNDSEEEVYNAENTTTMYHFDNDDSTYSEIGDGSSEAQNQVTGNYNTGGYPKSYQNLSSYAAPISHSSCSGISPVHQPPSVVTVHHAPHSSTADKGKYLTLTQSGPQSFKLEPISEMLNPIQPLPPYPNTHSQNTHSAHPHAQPVTMQQPATWTSSLLSGTRSSSTACASTSSNAYDLMSEVGSTSPLVASSTYTTMTNTTQDQLAEKCPDISSHMQSRHDETDLYAKPHADPDFTFHATCDEAADPGDLVGEPKSFVLNSFSDFSSCSNSLESLEVSKGCCMPLDVAGSASPSSSQDSFLSQGLCPMEPATSVSGPLEPSAAMSGPHSHDMHIDTNGVIRSDPVDGSRPDVSHQSLASSSSASSLSPSPSSSSDDFLQQAGEDMTQNFGEIIKTSIFETVSA, encoded by the exons ATGCCAAAGAGGAAGCTAGATGAAGTTGACAGTGGTGAGGACTTGAACTCCGCGCAGTCTGAAAGCGATGACAGCAATTGCAGCAATGTTACTGAAAGTAGCACAGACATCTCAGCAGCAACTG TTGGACAGCCTCCtccaaagaaagtgaaaaaacaaGTGAAGTTTACAGATGTGACTGTATACTATTTCCCACGCAAGCAGGGCTTTACTTGTGTTCCCAGTGAAGGAGGTTCAACACTTG ggATGTCTTGTCAACATCTGCATCtgcaaaaattttctttaaaagaccaTGCCAAAGAGAAGAAGCGAATTCATCGACAAATCCTGATGGAGCAGCGACGACAAGGCAAACtctttccttctcctctttTGGCAGTCAGTTCTGAGGAACTGCCAGAAGTTTCTTCAGGTTCAGAGTCTGACAGTGATTATGATGACTATTATTTCTTACAGCCATTACCCATTAGGCAGAGACGCATGTTGCTACGAAGTGCTGGTGTGAAAAAGATCGAAGGGGATGAAAAGGATGAGTGTCGAGACATTCGAATGTCTCGCAATCTGTGTGGGTGCGAGTGCAAAGTGTTTTGTGACCCTGAAACATGTACCTGCAGTTTGGCAGGTATCAAGTGCCAAGTTGACCGATTGTCTTTCCCATGTGGATGCACGAAAGATGGATGTGCAAACACCACAGGGCGCATCGAGTTCAATCCAATCCGTGTGCGCACCCACTTCATACACACGCTCATGCGCCTAGAACTGGAGCGCAAGGATGCTGAGTCAAATTCTAAGCGACGGATGAATAATGGTGGAGGAAGCTGTGGGGAGACTTTAGGATGTGGTAGTGATGACAGTGGCAGAGGCAGTGCTGAAGAGCAGGAGCCCATAGACTTGAACCTTTTTAACAGCAATGAACGTGGAAGTTGCCGGGACTGTCAGAACACAGAGGTGTGTAATGTCATGATGCAGGACGTGCAGTTTTCGCACATGTCTGCCACAGAGCACAACCAGCGGTATGTTGGATCTCCTGCTTCTTCTCACCACTCTTCTCACCAGCCTCCAACCCTCCCTCGGGTTTTACTGTTCAATGATTCTGAGGAGGAGGTTTATAATGCAGAAAACACCACTACCATGTACCATTTTGACAATGATGACAGTACTTATTCTGAAATTGGTGATGGCTCATCTGAAGCTCAAAATCAAGTGACAGGAAACTACAACACTGGTGGCTATCCCAAGTCCTATCAGAACCTGTCCTCGTACGCGGCTCCTATTAGTCACAGTTCTTGCAGTGGCATAAGCCCGGTGCATCAGCCACCTTCTGTTGTGACGGTGCACCACGCACCCCATTCCAGTACTGCTGACAAGGGCAAATATCTGACCCTCACCCAATCAGGACCCCAGTCATTTAAACTAGAACCTATTTCCGAGATGCTGAACCCTATCCAGCCCCTCCCTCCCTACcctaacacacactcacagaacACCCACTCTGCCCACCCTCATGCTCAGCCAGTCACAATGCAGCAACCTGCAACTTGGACAAGCTCCTTGTTGAGTGGAACCAGATCCTCTAGCACAGCTTGTGCTAGCACCAGCAGTAATGCTTATGATCTTATGTCTGAAGTTGGCAGCACATCACCCCTGGTAGCCTCATCCACATACACCACTATGACAAACACGACACAGGACCAGCTGGCAGAGAAATGTCCAGACATATCTTCTCACATGCAGAGTCGCCATGATGAGACAGATTTATATGCCAAGCCTCATGCTGACCCAGATTTTACATTTCATGCAACATGTGACGAGGCAGCTGACCCTGGAGATCTTGTTGGAGAGCCCAAAAGCTTTGTGCTTAACTCCTTTTCTGATTTCTCTTCCTGTAGCAACAGTTTGGAAAGTTTAGAAGTGTCCAAAGGCTGTTGCATGCCACTGGATGTTGCTGGCTCAGCAAGTCCCTCGAGTTCACAGGACAGTTTCCTTTCCCAGGGTTTGTGCCCCATGGAGCCGGCCACCAGCGTTTCTGGTCCCTTGGAACCCTCTGCAGCCATGTCAGGTCCTCATTCACATGACATGCATATTGATACAAATGGTGTCATTCGGTCTGACCCTGTTGATGGTTCAAGGCCTGATGTCTCCCACCAGTCATTGGCATCATCTTCCTCAGCATCCTCAttatcaccatcaccatcatcgtcatcagatGATTTTCTTCAGCAAGCAGGTGAGGACATGACCCAGAACTTTGGAGAAATTATCAAAACATCAATTTTTGAAACTGTGTCAGCTTGA